A genomic window from Leishmania major strain Friedlin complete genome, chromosome 16 includes:
- a CDS encoding putative cytochrome c — MPPKARAPLPPGDVERGEKLFKGRAAQCHTATKGGSNGVGPNLFGIVNRPSGKVEGFTYSKANAESGVIWTPEVLDVYLENPKKFMPGTKMSFAGIKKPQERADVIAYLETLK; from the coding sequence ATGCCGCCGAAGGCTCGTGCCCCTCTGCCGCCTGGTGACGTGGAGCGCGGCGAGAAGCTGTTCAAGGGCCGCGCTGCTCAGTGCCACACCGCGACCAAGGGCGGCTCGAACGGTGTGGGCCCGAACCTGTTCGGCATCGTCAACCGTCCCTCCGGCAAGGTCGAGGGCTTCACGTACAGCAAGGCGAACGCCGAGTCAGGCGTAATCTGGACGCCGGAAGTGCTGGACGTGTACCTGGAGAACCCGAAGAAGTTTATGCCTGGCACGAAGATGTCGTTTGCCGGCATCAAGAAGCCGCAGGAGCGCGCTGACGTGATCGCGTACCTCGAGACTCTCAAGTAA